One stretch of Dissulfurimicrobium hydrothermale DNA includes these proteins:
- the lon gene encoding endopeptidase La — protein sequence MGLWSDMDIDDNFIITDDAGGQQTIEIPDELPLMALRDVIVFPSMVVPLFVGREASVAAVNEALRSNRLIFLTAQKDPAEETPDRDDFYHLGVAAAIIRTLQLPDGRLKILAQALIKGEILEFLQEEPYIRVRIRPIKEEEPGEITVEIEALIRNVKEQAEKLFALKGVFSPEIGAVLNNLYEPGRLADMVASNLKLKPADAQNLLAVADPVERLKVVNDLLARELEVTTVQAKIQSEAKEEMTKTQREYFLREQLNAIKRELGEIDDRTEELSELRKKVIEARMPPDAEEDALKQIGRLESMHPDASEASIIRTYLDWLIELPWSRSTNDKLDVARAQKVLDEDHYDLEKVKERIIEYIAVRKLNRSVKGPILCFVGPPGVGKTSLGRSVARALGRKFVRVSLGGVRDEAEIRGHRRTYIGALPGRIIQGIKRAGTNNPVFMMDEVDKIGTDFRGDPAAALLEVLDPEQNNTFFDHYIDLPFDLSRVLFVLTANVTDSIPSALLDRLELIRLSGYTTDEKAAIARRYLLPRQIKEHGLKKDTLDIPDTTLMKIIEEYTREAGLRELERQIAAVCRKAARRIAEGEKGPFKVTALSLSRYLGIPPYQPELAQEESQVGVATGLAWTPFGGEVLRIEATLMKGKGGLTLTGLLGEVMKESAQAALSFARSRAESLGIDPQTFENKDIHIHVPAGAIPKDGPSAGITLTTALVSALTDRPVDKDVAMTGEITLRGRVLPIGGLKEKALAALRAGISRVVIPEGNLKDLEEIPRHIRKKITFHVVKYMDEVLKIAIKQDVDKNEKKRDKT from the coding sequence ATGGGATTGTGGAGCGATATGGACATTGACGATAATTTTATTATCACGGACGATGCTGGCGGACAGCAGACAATAGAAATACCGGATGAGCTGCCACTTATGGCGCTGAGGGATGTAATAGTATTCCCTTCAATGGTAGTCCCGCTCTTTGTCGGCAGAGAGGCCTCAGTAGCGGCTGTAAACGAGGCGCTGAGGTCAAATAGACTTATCTTTCTAACGGCCCAGAAAGACCCAGCTGAAGAGACCCCGGACAGAGACGACTTTTATCATCTAGGCGTGGCGGCTGCAATCATCAGGACGCTTCAGCTCCCTGATGGGCGACTGAAAATCCTTGCCCAGGCCTTAATAAAGGGCGAGATATTAGAATTCCTACAGGAAGAACCATATATCAGGGTGCGCATAAGACCAATAAAAGAGGAGGAACCCGGCGAGATCACAGTAGAGATCGAGGCGCTTATAAGAAATGTCAAAGAACAGGCCGAGAAACTCTTTGCCCTGAAAGGGGTCTTCAGCCCAGAGATAGGGGCTGTATTGAACAATCTCTACGAGCCTGGCCGGCTTGCCGATATGGTGGCATCAAATCTGAAGTTAAAGCCTGCCGACGCACAGAATCTTTTAGCAGTTGCAGACCCTGTTGAGAGACTAAAGGTTGTAAACGACCTCCTTGCCAGGGAACTTGAGGTCACGACCGTACAGGCCAAAATCCAATCCGAGGCCAAGGAGGAAATGACCAAGACCCAACGTGAATACTTCCTCAGGGAGCAGTTGAACGCCATAAAGCGCGAGCTCGGCGAGATAGACGACAGGACTGAAGAGCTCAGCGAGCTCAGGAAAAAGGTCATAGAGGCCCGCATGCCGCCCGATGCCGAAGAAGATGCGTTAAAACAGATAGGGCGTCTGGAATCCATGCACCCCGATGCCTCAGAGGCCTCGATAATCAGGACCTATCTAGACTGGTTGATTGAACTGCCGTGGTCCAGATCCACAAACGACAAACTGGATGTCGCAAGGGCACAGAAGGTATTGGATGAAGACCACTATGACCTCGAAAAGGTCAAAGAACGCATCATAGAATACATAGCTGTAAGGAAACTGAATCGATCTGTAAAAGGACCTATCCTTTGCTTTGTCGGACCGCCCGGCGTCGGCAAGACCTCCCTCGGCCGCTCTGTGGCAAGGGCCCTGGGTCGCAAATTCGTCAGGGTCTCGCTTGGCGGCGTAAGGGATGAGGCGGAGATACGCGGTCACAGGCGCACCTATATAGGGGCACTCCCAGGCAGAATCATCCAGGGAATCAAGAGGGCTGGGACCAACAACCCTGTATTTATGATGGATGAGGTGGACAAGATTGGCACTGACTTCAGGGGCGACCCCGCTGCTGCCCTCCTGGAGGTTCTTGATCCAGAGCAAAACAACACATTTTTCGACCACTACATAGACCTTCCGTTCGACCTTTCAAGGGTTCTCTTTGTACTGACGGCCAATGTGACTGACTCTATCCCGTCCGCCCTCCTGGACAGGCTTGAACTCATAAGGCTATCAGGTTATACGACCGACGAAAAGGCGGCCATTGCAAGGCGCTATCTCCTTCCGCGCCAAATCAAAGAACACGGCCTTAAGAAAGATACACTCGATATACCTGACACCACCCTTATGAAGATAATAGAGGAATACACACGTGAGGCCGGTCTCCGTGAACTCGAGCGTCAGATAGCAGCGGTCTGTAGAAAAGCGGCCCGCCGTATCGCAGAAGGGGAAAAGGGGCCGTTTAAGGTCACGGCCCTAAGTCTCAGCAGATATCTCGGCATCCCACCGTATCAACCTGAGCTCGCCCAAGAAGAGAGTCAGGTTGGGGTGGCGACGGGTCTTGCGTGGACACCTTTCGGCGGAGAGGTCCTGAGGATTGAGGCCACACTTATGAAGGGTAAGGGCGGCCTTACCCTTACAGGTCTCCTTGGCGAGGTTATGAAGGAATCTGCCCAGGCCGCCCTGAGTTTTGCAAGATCAAGGGCCGAGTCCCTGGGTATTGATCCACAGACATTTGAGAACAAAGACATCCACATACATGTCCCGGCAGGGGCCATACCAAAAGACGGGCCTTCTGCCGGCATAACCCTCACGACCGCCCTTGTCTCCGCGCTGACAGACCGGCCTGTAGATAAAGACGTGGCAATGACGGGGGAGATCACCCTAAGGGGCCGGGTGCTCCCCATCGGCGGACTCAAGGAAAAGGCCTTGGCCGCCCTGAGGGCCGGCATCTCAAGGGTTGTGATCCCTGAAGGAAATTTGAAAGACCTTGAGGAGATACCTCGTCATATCCGAAAAAAAATAACCTTCCATGTAGTAAAATATATGGACGAGGTACTAAAGATCGCTATCAAACAGGACGTGGACAAAAATGAGAAAAAAAGAGATAAGACCTGA
- a CDS encoding MFS transporter, whose translation MTLTETEWNGASPETGYAHWQTGSLKVLGAISFSHFLNDTIQSLIFAIYPLLKNNFALTFVQVGTISLVYQITASLLQPMVGFYTDRHPRPYSLAFGMGCTLCGLLVLAMAWNYDALLIAAAMVGMGSSVFHPESSRVARMASGGKYGFAQSIFQVGGNAGTAMGPLMAAWIIIPCGQHSILWFSFLAMLAIVVLINVGHWYGRRRTYKGGGSKGHQDAKSAFSRRTVTISLLILLALIFSKYFYLASITNYFTFYLMHRFHLPMQQAQYYLFTFLFAVATGTLIGGPIGDRIGRKKVIWLSILGAAPFTLALPYANLTWTGILAFAGGFTLASAFSAILVFAQELIPGKVGTISGLFFGLAFGMAGIGAAVLGKLADMYDIEFVYHICSYLPLLGVLAVFLPDIRLKKGIDD comes from the coding sequence ATGACCTTGACTGAAACGGAATGGAATGGGGCCTCTCCGGAAACTGGATACGCCCACTGGCAGACAGGTTCATTAAAGGTATTAGGGGCCATCAGTTTTTCCCATTTTTTGAACGACACCATCCAATCATTGATCTTTGCAATATATCCCCTTCTAAAAAACAATTTTGCGCTCACATTTGTCCAGGTCGGTACGATCTCCCTAGTCTATCAGATTACCGCCTCTCTGCTCCAACCGATGGTAGGGTTCTATACGGACCGGCATCCCAGGCCTTATTCCCTGGCCTTTGGCATGGGCTGTACCCTATGCGGCCTCCTGGTCCTGGCTATGGCCTGGAACTATGACGCGTTGCTCATCGCTGCCGCCATGGTAGGCATGGGGTCATCGGTCTTTCATCCCGAATCCTCACGCGTTGCGAGAATGGCATCAGGCGGAAAATATGGGTTTGCACAGTCCATTTTCCAAGTAGGTGGCAATGCGGGCACTGCCATGGGGCCCCTAATGGCGGCCTGGATCATTATCCCATGTGGGCAACACAGCATCTTATGGTTTTCGTTTCTTGCCATGCTTGCAATCGTGGTACTTATAAATGTAGGGCATTGGTATGGACGCCGCCGCACATATAAAGGCGGGGGATCCAAAGGCCATCAGGATGCAAAATCAGCGTTTTCCAGGCGCACAGTCACCATCTCCCTACTGATCCTTTTGGCGCTCATATTCTCCAAATATTTTTATCTGGCAAGTATCACCAATTACTTCACCTTTTATCTAATGCACCGCTTTCATCTGCCAATGCAGCAGGCACAGTATTACCTCTTCACATTTCTATTCGCCGTTGCGACGGGTACGCTCATCGGCGGGCCAATCGGCGATCGGATAGGGAGAAAAAAGGTCATCTGGCTCTCTATCCTCGGGGCTGCACCATTTACCCTTGCCCTGCCCTATGCAAACCTGACATGGACTGGTATTCTGGCCTTTGCAGGCGGTTTCACTCTGGCATCCGCCTTTTCCGCCATCTTAGTGTTCGCCCAAGAACTCATTCCAGGCAAGGTGGGCACCATTTCCGGCCTGTTCTTCGGACTTGCCTTCGGTATGGCCGGTATAGGCGCTGCCGTGCTGGGGAAACTGGCTGACATGTATGACATTGAATTCGTCTATCATATCTGCTCATATCTCCCATTACTTGGGGTGCTGGCCGTATTCCTGCCGGATATCCGACTTAAAAAAGGGATAGACGATTAA
- a CDS encoding potassium-transporting ATPase subunit F, which produces MDIFYWIVGIVTFGVFVYLIIALLKPEMFS; this is translated from the coding sequence ATGGATATCTTTTATTGGATAGTGGGTATAGTGACGTTTGGGGTATTTGTTTACCTCATAATAGCACTTTTGAAACCGGAGATGTTCTCATGA
- the kdpA gene encoding potassium-transporting ATPase subunit KdpA, with protein sequence MTLNGILQVVLYFGVLLLLAGPLGVYMAHVYEGEPCCLDCIAGPVERIFYRLCGVSQNEEMDWKEYAMAVLIFNVGGIFLLYFLQRIQGVLPLNPQNFPAVPPDLAFNTAVSYVTNTNWQAYSGEATMSYLTQMIGLTVQNFVSPAVGMAVLVALIRGFKRRSVQTIGNFWVDLTRSILYILMPLSLILSLFLVSQGVVQSLSGYKIVRLVQGVSYDRVRLDSDGRPVIDASGKPVVEKVQTREQVIPLGPAASQIAIKQLGTNGGGFFGANSAHPFENPTPLSNFLELLAILLIPAALCITFGKMVGDVRQGRALFAAMLIILIALMSLCLWSEQRGNPNFATLGIDQTASALQPGGNMEGKETRFGIIDSVLWTAVTTAVSNGSVNSMFDSFTPLGGLCPMFLMQLGEVVFGGAGSGLYGMLIFAIITVFIAGLMVGRTPEYLGKKIEAFEMKMASLVILIVNGLVMVGAAIAVSTKAGVVGIANPGPHGFSEILYAFTSTTNNNGSAFAGLNANSVFYNTAFGITMFLGRFWVILPVLAIAGSMARKKHVPASLGTLPTHTPLFIMFLIGVVFIVGALAFLPSLALGPIAEYMNMMIGR encoded by the coding sequence ATGACATTAAACGGCATCCTACAAGTTGTTTTATATTTTGGCGTCCTATTGCTCCTGGCAGGACCGCTGGGAGTTTATATGGCCCATGTTTATGAAGGAGAGCCATGCTGCCTGGATTGCATAGCAGGGCCGGTGGAGCGGATTTTTTATAGGCTTTGCGGCGTCAGTCAAAACGAAGAGATGGACTGGAAGGAATATGCCATGGCTGTGCTTATCTTCAATGTTGGCGGTATATTCCTGCTCTATTTTCTGCAGCGCATCCAGGGCGTCTTGCCCCTTAACCCTCAGAACTTTCCGGCAGTCCCTCCCGACCTTGCCTTTAACACCGCTGTAAGCTATGTGACAAACACTAACTGGCAGGCCTATAGTGGAGAGGCTACGATGAGTTATCTGACGCAGATGATAGGGCTTACTGTGCAGAATTTTGTCTCGCCAGCTGTGGGAATGGCCGTACTCGTGGCCCTGATCCGCGGGTTCAAGAGGCGTTCCGTTCAGACCATCGGCAATTTCTGGGTCGATCTCACTAGATCGATATTATATATCCTTATGCCACTATCGCTGATATTATCGCTGTTCCTCGTATCTCAAGGTGTGGTACAGAGCCTAAGCGGGTATAAGATTGTAAGGCTCGTCCAGGGCGTCAGCTACGACAGGGTAAGGCTCGACAGCGACGGAAGGCCGGTCATTGACGCAAGCGGCAAACCTGTTGTTGAAAAGGTGCAGACAAGGGAACAGGTTATACCGCTTGGACCCGCGGCCTCTCAGATCGCCATCAAGCAACTCGGCACAAACGGCGGGGGGTTTTTTGGTGCTAATTCCGCCCATCCCTTTGAGAACCCGACGCCGCTGTCGAATTTTTTGGAGCTCCTGGCGATTTTGCTGATACCGGCTGCGCTTTGTATAACCTTTGGAAAAATGGTTGGCGATGTGCGACAAGGCCGAGCGCTATTTGCAGCTATGCTGATCATCTTAATCGCGCTGATGTCCCTGTGTCTGTGGAGCGAACAGCGCGGCAATCCAAATTTCGCCACGCTCGGCATTGATCAGACAGCGAGCGCGCTTCAGCCTGGCGGCAACATGGAGGGCAAGGAGACACGCTTTGGAATCATCGATTCCGTCCTCTGGACAGCAGTGACCACGGCCGTCTCGAACGGCTCGGTAAATTCTATGTTCGATTCATTCACGCCCCTCGGCGGTCTCTGTCCAATGTTTCTGATGCAATTGGGTGAGGTTGTATTCGGGGGTGCGGGTTCAGGGCTTTATGGCATGCTTATATTTGCAATTATTACTGTCTTTATCGCCGGACTGATGGTAGGCCGCACGCCTGAATATCTCGGTAAGAAGATCGAGGCGTTTGAGATGAAGATGGCCTCGCTGGTGATCCTGATTGTCAATGGACTCGTCATGGTTGGCGCGGCAATTGCGGTTTCTACAAAGGCTGGTGTTGTTGGTATTGCAAATCCTGGACCCCATGGATTTTCAGAGATACTCTACGCCTTTACATCCACTACAAATAACAATGGCAGTGCCTTCGCCGGTCTCAATGCAAACTCGGTATTTTACAACACTGCCTTTGGAATTACGATGTTTTTAGGCCGTTTCTGGGTGATACTCCCGGTCCTTGCGATCGCGGGATCTATGGCCAGGAAGAAGCATGTGCCTGCGAGCCTTGGGACGTTGCCGACGCATACCCCCTTGTTCATCATGTTTTTGATCGGGGTCGTGTTTATAGTAGGGGCCTTGGCCTTCCTGCCCAGTCTGGCCCTTGGACCGATCGCCGAATACATGAACATGATGATAGGTAGATAA
- the kdpB gene encoding potassium-transporting ATPase subunit KdpB: protein MNRKSKSSLFEPAIVKRALLDSISKLNPAHQIKNPVMFVVEAGSMLTTFLFIRSLLGNTGESPLFILQISVWLWITLLFANFAESMAEGRGKAQADALRQTRRDIMAKKLSKPEPDAEVTQVVSSRLKKGDIVLVEAGDIIPSDGEVIAGVASVNESAVTGESAPVIRESGGDRSAVTGGTIVLSDWLVIRITADTGETFLDRMISMVEGAKRQKTPNEIALDILLAGLTIIFLLVTVTLLPFSIFSAKVAAQGSPVTITVLVSLLVCLIPTTIGGLLPAIGIAGMDRMIQANVIAKSGRAVEAAGDVDVLLLDKTGTITLGNREATEFLPAPGINIQTLADAAQLASLADETPEGRSIVVLAKKKYGLRERDIHSLGVTFVSFTAQTRMSGVNLEGREIRKGAVDAVEKYVSSKGGIFPHVVRTMADDIAKQGATPLVVAEGAKVLGIIRLNDIIKGGIKERFAEMRKMGIKTVMITGDNPLTAAAVAAEAGVDDFLAEATPEAKLKLIREYQAGGRLVAMTGDGTNDAPALAQADVAVAMNTGTQAAKEAGNLVDLDSNPTKLIEIVEIGKQLLMTRGALTTFSIANDVAKYFAILPAAFISIYPSLGVLNIMRLTSPQSAILSAVIFNALIIFFLVPLALRGIKYRPMGAQIVLRNNVLIYGGGGLVIPFIGIKLIDMLITALHIV from the coding sequence ATGAACAGAAAATCTAAAAGCTCTCTCTTCGAGCCGGCCATCGTGAAGCGGGCATTGTTAGATTCGATCAGTAAGCTGAACCCAGCCCATCAAATCAAGAACCCTGTGATGTTTGTCGTCGAGGCGGGAAGCATGCTTACCACATTCCTTTTTATCCGCTCTCTCTTAGGAAACACCGGGGAATCGCCCCTTTTTATCCTGCAAATATCAGTCTGGCTCTGGATCACCTTGCTTTTTGCAAACTTTGCAGAATCCATGGCAGAAGGGCGCGGCAAGGCACAGGCCGATGCACTGCGCCAGACACGCCGAGATATCATGGCCAAAAAGCTCTCAAAGCCCGAGCCAGATGCGGAAGTCACTCAGGTTGTCTCTTCACGGCTCAAAAAAGGGGATATTGTCCTGGTGGAGGCCGGGGATATCATCCCCAGCGACGGTGAAGTCATTGCCGGAGTGGCCTCTGTCAACGAAAGCGCCGTAACCGGAGAGAGTGCGCCTGTAATTAGGGAAAGCGGAGGGGATCGAAGCGCGGTTACAGGAGGGACGATCGTCCTCTCGGATTGGCTTGTCATAAGGATAACCGCTGATACCGGAGAGACATTTCTGGACAGAATGATTTCAATGGTTGAAGGTGCGAAACGCCAGAAGACACCTAACGAGATAGCCCTGGATATCCTCTTGGCAGGTCTGACCATCATCTTTTTGCTGGTAACCGTGACGCTTCTTCCTTTCTCCATATTCAGCGCCAAGGTCGCAGCTCAAGGTAGCCCTGTAACCATCACTGTCCTCGTTTCACTCTTGGTCTGCCTTATACCAACGACCATAGGTGGGCTGCTTCCAGCCATAGGCATAGCAGGCATGGATCGAATGATTCAGGCCAATGTGATTGCAAAGTCCGGCAGGGCCGTAGAGGCGGCCGGCGACGTTGATGTACTGCTGCTCGACAAGACAGGGACTATAACACTGGGCAACAGGGAGGCCACTGAGTTTCTGCCTGCACCTGGAATCAACATCCAGACCCTGGCCGATGCAGCCCAGCTCGCCTCCCTTGCAGACGAGACTCCTGAGGGCAGGAGTATTGTGGTTCTGGCAAAGAAAAAATACGGTCTTCGAGAACGGGATATTCATTCGCTTGGTGTAACATTTGTCTCCTTTACCGCCCAGACGCGTATGAGCGGCGTAAATCTCGAGGGACGGGAGATACGCAAGGGCGCTGTGGACGCCGTGGAAAAATATGTCTCATCAAAGGGGGGGATATTCCCGCATGTTGTCCGTACCATGGCCGACGATATAGCCAAGCAGGGAGCTACGCCTCTCGTTGTGGCTGAAGGGGCAAAGGTGCTCGGTATTATTCGTTTAAACGACATAATCAAGGGCGGTATCAAGGAGCGCTTTGCGGAAATGAGGAAGATGGGAATCAAGACGGTCATGATAACAGGAGACAATCCGCTCACGGCGGCCGCGGTTGCTGCAGAGGCAGGGGTTGATGATTTTCTGGCCGAGGCAACGCCTGAGGCGAAACTGAAGCTCATAAGGGAGTATCAGGCAGGCGGCAGGCTGGTCGCCATGACAGGCGACGGTACAAACGATGCGCCCGCGCTCGCCCAGGCGGATGTCGCTGTGGCCATGAATACCGGGACACAGGCCGCGAAGGAGGCTGGCAATCTGGTGGATCTGGACTCAAACCCGACAAAGTTGATCGAGATCGTTGAGATCGGAAAGCAGCTCCTCATGACACGCGGCGCACTTACCACCTTCAGTATAGCGAATGATGTGGCCAAATACTTTGCCATCCTGCCTGCCGCCTTTATTTCGATCTATCCGTCACTCGGGGTGTTGAACATCATGAGGCTTACCTCTCCGCAAAGCGCCATCCTTTCCGCGGTGATTTTTAACGCCCTGATCATATTTTTTCTGGTTCCCCTTGCGCTTCGCGGTATAAAATATCGTCCTATGGGCGCACAGATAGTACTGCGCAATAACGTTCTGATCTATGGCGGTGGCGGGCTCGTTATACCGTTCATCGGGATCAAGTTGATCGACATGCTGATAACAGCCCTGCATATTGTATAA
- the kdpC gene encoding potassium-transporting ATPase subunit KdpC yields MFIIIRKAFMALILLTLLTGIAYPLLVTGLSQAIFPYQANGSIIVKNGKPVGSALIGQQFDDPKYFWGRPSATTPYPYNGSLSSGSNLGPDNPELIKAVQARIQALHAADPGNTAKIPVDLVTASGSGLDPHISPAAAEYQVRRVALARGISEAKIRALIAANTEGREFGILGEPRVNVLKLNLALDDL; encoded by the coding sequence GTGTTCATAATAATTCGTAAAGCGTTCATGGCTTTGATCCTGCTCACGCTTCTTACTGGAATTGCATATCCACTGCTTGTGACCGGACTTTCGCAGGCAATATTTCCATATCAGGCAAACGGCAGCATCATAGTAAAGAACGGCAAACCGGTAGGGTCTGCACTGATCGGTCAACAGTTCGACGACCCGAAATACTTCTGGGGAAGACCTTCTGCGACCACTCCCTATCCCTATAATGGTTCCTTGTCTTCTGGCTCCAATCTGGGGCCTGACAACCCTGAACTTATAAAGGCGGTACAGGCACGGATTCAGGCCCTCCATGCGGCAGACCCAGGCAATACGGCAAAGATACCAGTGGACCTGGTCACGGCCTCAGGCAGCGGTCTTGATCCGCATATAAGCCCGGCTGCGGCGGAATATCAGGTACGGAGGGTCGCCTTGGCGCGTGGTATCAGTGAGGCAAAGATTCGTGCCCTTATAGCTGCGAATACCGAAGGACGTGAATTCGGGATATTGGGGGAACCCAGGGTCAATGTCCTTAAGTTGAATTTGGCACTCGATGACCTATAA
- a CDS encoding sensor histidine kinase KdpD, which translates to MEEAGPSPDLLLAQVQEEERRKKEGKLKIFFGAAPGVGKTYAMLNVARKKLAEGADIVVGIVETHGRPETGAMLEGLEIIPRREVEYLGTVLREFDLDAALARRPGIILVDELAHTNAPGSRHKKRWQDVFELLAAGINVYTTLNVQHLESLNDVVAQITGVRVRETLPDSVLDRADDIELIDLPPDELLQRLKEGKVYIPEVAIHARENFFRKGNLLALRELALRRTAERVDDQMLKYRIGKGVKAIWPAAERIMVCIGANPRSIRLIRAARRMAAGLRADWIAVTVEAPSTVKPSKDDLRRLSEHMRLAESLGAEAVILSGHKASEEILNYARSRNVTKLIIGKPTHPRWKDRIFGSLLDEVVRGSGDIDVYVITGDSGEPSPSPIARPQQRRTDAKEWFFSIGIVAAFTVFVIIMRPYLTLVDVAMTYLLGIVLVASRTSKWPSLFATMSSITALDFFFVPPVYTFSVLDMRYFFTFIVMFFVAFVISKLTLRVREQANAARRRERRTAALYRLSRELVHERGIPELSSTIIKHLNEVLSCKVVILVPDEKGALTVPVTGKETFALDQREFSVAHWVFEHRQRAGLGTDTLPGAMALYLPLATSMRTVGVLGILPNEPASIFDQEHIQLLESFANQIAVAFERAFLAEEAQRAVLKAETESLRNTLLSSISHDLRTPLAAITGAATALFQRDINIDQQGMHELISTIYEEAEHLNEIIRNVLDMIRLETKAISVKKEWQSIEEVVGVVLNRLSEKLKDRELKVDIPADLPLVPFDPLLIEQVLMNLLDNAIRYTPAGTQINLTARIKEDVLLVELADRGKGIPAGDEERIFEKFVRGSVAGGGGDRIGADHLPCHC; encoded by the coding sequence ATGGAAGAGGCCGGGCCAAGCCCTGATCTCCTTTTAGCGCAGGTGCAAGAGGAAGAGAGGCGAAAAAAAGAAGGGAAATTAAAGATTTTTTTCGGAGCCGCCCCTGGTGTCGGAAAGACCTATGCCATGCTCAATGTGGCTAGAAAGAAACTTGCCGAGGGCGCCGATATCGTAGTTGGAATAGTAGAGACCCATGGTCGCCCTGAGACAGGGGCCATGCTTGAGGGCCTGGAGATTATCCCAAGGCGCGAGGTTGAATACCTAGGCACTGTTCTCAGGGAATTCGACCTTGATGCGGCGCTTGCCCGCAGACCTGGGATAATTCTTGTTGATGAACTGGCCCACACCAATGCGCCAGGGAGCCGACACAAGAAGCGTTGGCAGGACGTATTTGAGCTGCTTGCGGCAGGGATAAACGTATACACTACGCTGAATGTTCAGCATCTTGAAAGCCTCAATGACGTAGTCGCCCAGATTACCGGGGTCAGGGTTCGTGAGACCTTGCCGGATTCCGTGCTCGACCGTGCTGATGACATAGAGCTCATAGATCTTCCGCCTGATGAACTGCTTCAGCGCCTAAAGGAAGGAAAGGTCTATATCCCTGAGGTGGCCATTCACGCAAGGGAGAATTTCTTCCGGAAGGGCAACCTTTTGGCCTTGCGGGAGCTTGCATTGCGCCGTACTGCTGAACGTGTTGACGATCAGATGCTGAAATATAGGATCGGGAAAGGAGTCAAGGCTATATGGCCAGCAGCGGAACGTATCATGGTATGTATTGGGGCAAATCCGCGTTCGATCCGTCTCATCCGCGCTGCCAGGCGGATGGCGGCAGGCCTCAGGGCGGACTGGATAGCGGTTACTGTTGAGGCCCCATCGACGGTGAAGCCATCGAAAGACGACCTTAGGCGGCTATCCGAACATATGCGGCTTGCTGAAAGTCTTGGGGCGGAGGCGGTAATACTCTCCGGTCATAAGGCCAGCGAAGAGATACTCAATTATGCCCGTTCCCGCAATGTCACCAAACTCATTATAGGAAAGCCGACCCATCCACGCTGGAAGGACAGGATATTCGGTTCCCTCCTGGATGAAGTGGTCAGAGGGAGCGGCGATATAGACGTTTATGTGATTACAGGTGACTCAGGCGAGCCGTCGCCGAGTCCCATTGCTAGGCCGCAGCAACGGCGGACGGATGCAAAGGAATGGTTTTTCAGCATCGGAATTGTCGCAGCTTTCACTGTTTTTGTTATTATTATGCGTCCTTATTTAACGCTTGTAGACGTGGCGATGACATACCTGCTCGGCATTGTGCTTGTGGCGAGCCGTACAAGCAAATGGCCATCTCTTTTTGCGACGATGTCCAGCATCACAGCCCTAGATTTCTTCTTTGTACCCCCTGTATACACCTTTTCCGTCTTGGATATGAGGTATTTTTTTACGTTCATCGTCATGTTTTTTGTAGCTTTTGTCATCAGCAAACTCACCCTGCGGGTTCGTGAGCAGGCAAATGCCGCCAGGCGGCGGGAAAGAAGGACGGCGGCCCTCTATAGGCTAAGCCGCGAGCTGGTGCATGAACGTGGGATCCCTGAGCTGAGTTCTACCATCATAAAACATCTGAACGAGGTCTTGTCTTGCAAGGTTGTCATCCTTGTACCGGATGAAAAAGGTGCCCTGACCGTTCCTGTCACTGGCAAAGAGACCTTCGCCCTTGATCAGAGGGAGTTCAGTGTTGCCCATTGGGTCTTTGAACACAGACAACGGGCTGGTCTGGGAACAGATACGCTGCCAGGTGCGATGGCTTTGTATCTACCCCTTGCTACCTCGATGAGGACGGTGGGTGTCTTGGGTATTCTGCCTAACGAACCGGCAAGTATTTTTGATCAGGAGCATATACAGCTGCTTGAGAGTTTTGCCAACCAAATAGCCGTTGCATTTGAACGGGCCTTCCTCGCTGAAGAGGCGCAACGCGCTGTCTTAAAGGCCGAGACAGAGAGCCTCAGGAATACCTTGCTCAGCTCCATTTCCCACGATTTGCGCACACCTCTGGCGGCTATTACCGGGGCTGCAACAGCACTTTTTCAGAGGGATATAAACATTGATCAGCAAGGTATGCATGAATTGATCTCGACTATATATGAAGAGGCTGAACATCTCAATGAGATTATACGCAATGTCCTCGATATGATCAGGCTTGAGACCAAGGCTATAAGCGTAAAAAAGGAGTGGCAATCGATTGAAGAGGTCGTCGGGGTGGTGCTGAACCGTCTTTCCGAAAAGCTGAAAGACCGCGAGCTCAAAGTAGATATCCCTGCCGACCTTCCGCTGGTCCCTTTTGATCCATTACTTATCGAGCAAGTGCTCATGAACCTGCTGGACAATGCCATCAGATACACCCCAGCTGGTACCCAGATCAATTTAACCGCCAGGATCAAGGAAGATGTCCTTCTTGTGGAATTGGCGGATAGGGGAAAGGGTATCCCGGCGGGTGATGAAGAGAGGATATTTGAAAAGTTTGTGCGTGGTTCTGTCGCAGGGGGGGGGGGGGATAGGATTGGGGCTGACCATCTGCCGTGCCATTGTTAA